The sequence below is a genomic window from Deltaproteobacteria bacterium.
GATCCGATCCCCATGCCCAATCAGCCGCACGGACACGCGTATCGCACCTGCACGTTTTATCTCGCGACAGATGCGGTAACGCCATTGGCTGCGCCGCACGGAAGCATCTCGGTTGCGGATCTTTTACCGTGAAGAAAGTAGTCAGCATTCAGTAGTCAGTAGAGAAAAAGGAATAATGTGATGCTGCCTCTTCATTCTCCCATGCTGGCTACTGGCTACTTGTTTTCCCATGCTGACTTCTGGCTACTCTGCCTCCGTGCTGGCTACCGACTACTTCTTAAACGCCTTCCCCCACTGATCCACACACGCCACTTCCTCAACCGCCATGCGGGTCACTGGCCCGAACTTGCCACGCGGATACCCAATCGGAATCAGCGCGTAGGTGTTCACATCATCAGGCAGTTTGAGAATGGGTTTAAGGTCATCCTCATACAGCGAAGCAACGGTGGTCAACGTCGCGCCCAGTCCGTGGGCTCGACAAGCTAACAGGATGTTTTGTACCGCCGGATAAATGCTCGATCCAGACAACCGCGACAGCTTCGCCGCTAGCGCTGGAGGCATCGGTCGTTCTTTCAGACAGGCAATGATGAGCACTGGCGCTTCGGCCAAATGCTCAGCCAGGTGCGTCGCGGCATCAAGAATGCCACGCAGTTTCTGTTCACCCAGATGCGTAGGCGCAGGACGATTACGGTACATCGACTGTGCATCCCCCCACCCCTTTTGGTAGACCTTTTGGATCTGTTTCTTCACCTCGGGATCTTTGACGACCAGGAACCGCCAGTGTTGGTTGTTCCCACCACTCGGGGCACGAATCGCTGCATCGAGAATCTGGTGGATTACATCGTCAGGAACAGGGTCCGTTTTCAAATGACGCAAGCTCCGCGTCGAAAACATTGCTTCAAACAGTCCAAGTTCAGCCATATGAGGGTCTCCTTTCATAGTCAGCCGTCTAGTCTCTATGTCCCGCACCCCACTCACAACTGGAACAGGGAATGGCAGCACTAGATTAGCCAGCCACAATCATATACAAGTCGCTACGTAGCAGTGTTTGCCAGGCTGTGCATTGTGCGGATCGCCTATGCGCCTGTCAAATCAGCAGACGCAACAGGCGGCATTCATAAGCGAGGAGGACAGATGAAACGGTGGTCCGTTGTCACGAGCATACTCACAATGCTGTTGGTCAGTACGGTCGGTTGTGGTCCATCGGGAACGAGCCTCACAGCGCAGCAACTCAAAGAACAGAACCAGGACGCGAAATATGTTGAGATTGATGGCGTCTCATTGCACTATCGCCAGGACGGACTCGGCAAGCCGCTCATTTTTCTGCACGGTTTTCTCACATCGTCAAACATCTGGCGCAGTATCAGCCCTGGGCTCACCTATGGCAACACGATCTATGCGCTCGATCTAATGGGCTCAGGGCTCTCAGAAAAACCGCAGAATCAGGTATACAGCATCGACACCTATGTCACCCAGCTCAGTAAGTTTATTGATGGGTTTCATCTTGAGAATCCCATTATCGTTGGGCATGGCATCGGCGGTTCCATCGCTACTGTGTATGCCATTCGTAACCCAGGGAAAGTGCGCAAGCTTGCGCTTCTGAATACCCCCCTCCACCCCGGCCATTCAGCCCCCGGTCTCTGGCTCCTGAAGATCCCACTGGTAGGTGGCACGCTCACCGGAGACTGGTTTTTACAACGCACGCTCCGCGGTGGTGTCGATAAACCCAAATCGATGTCAGATTCAGTAATGAATGATTATCTGAAAGTCTTCCAGAATGATCCTGGTGCGCGGGTGGCGTTGCTCAAACAAGTGAAAGAACTGAACCTCGATTCAGTATTAAAAAGTGAAGCCATCCCCAATCTGGCCCAACTCAAAATTCCAACGCAACTGATCTGGGGCGATCGAGATACGTACGTACCACTGGACGAAGGAAAAAAGATTAAGGAAACTGTATCAACCGCAGATTTGTACGTTGTTCTGGGAACCGGACATTACCCCACCGAGGAACGACCAGAGGACGTCCGGCAACGGTTGAAGGATTTCATTGACCAGCAGTAGCTCAGTGTTTTGGTGCTAAGCACACTACAATGCGTAGCCAATTCTTGTCTTTGTCATTCCGACAAAGGCGTACGCCCAAACACACTCCCCTGGTGAGGATCGTTGGCTCTTGTCACTGCTGGATAAGCCAGCGGTGACGGGCCTTTCCAGAAGAACGATGTCCCCGTTCTTACCACCTGTAAAAATTCGCGCAAAAAAACTTGCACTTCTAGTCCTTTTGGGCTATAAGGCGCGACATTAAGAAAGTCGTCCTTTAGGGGTTTTGCTGTTGACATAGGGTCTCTACAGCATTGATTGTGGGCATTCGACGACTTCGGTGGTAACGACAGCGACGTGAAGACAGCGCCGGATTCGCATCCAAGCGGAAACGACAGGGAGTGTCTTCTAGCGGGAAAGGGGGAAGTGGCGCACAAGTAGTGAACACCACTGCATTTTTCATTGAAATAGCAGGGCATGGAGAGATCTATTTCACTTCTATCGCAAATGATTTCTTTAGGGGTAAGGAGGGCAGTTATACATGAGGACAACTCGTAGAATACAAATAACAATTCTGAGCGCTTTGCTCGGTGTCGCTACCCTACTTGGGATAGTATCATCGTCAT
It includes:
- a CDS encoding nitroreductase, with amino-acid sequence MAELGLFEAMFSTRSLRHLKTDPVPDDVIHQILDAAIRAPSGGNNQHWRFLVVKDPEVKKQIQKVYQKGWGDAQSMYRNRPAPTHLGEQKLRGILDAATHLAEHLAEAPVLIIACLKERPMPPALAAKLSRLSGSSIYPAVQNILLACRAHGLGATLTTVASLYEDDLKPILKLPDDVNTYALIPIGYPRGKFGPVTRMAVEEVACVDQWGKAFKK
- a CDS encoding alpha/beta hydrolase, whose product is MKRWSVVTSILTMLLVSTVGCGPSGTSLTAQQLKEQNQDAKYVEIDGVSLHYRQDGLGKPLIFLHGFLTSSNIWRSISPGLTYGNTIYALDLMGSGLSEKPQNQVYSIDTYVTQLSKFIDGFHLENPIIVGHGIGGSIATVYAIRNPGKVRKLALLNTPLHPGHSAPGLWLLKIPLVGGTLTGDWFLQRTLRGGVDKPKSMSDSVMNDYLKVFQNDPGARVALLKQVKELNLDSVLKSEAIPNLAQLKIPTQLIWGDRDTYVPLDEGKKIKETVSTADLYVVLGTGHYPTEERPEDVRQRLKDFIDQQ